In the genome of Stegostoma tigrinum isolate sSteTig4 chromosome 16, sSteTig4.hap1, whole genome shotgun sequence, the window CCTGGCAAATAGAGCAGattgtaggaaaatgtgaaagtgACCATTGTAGCAAGCAGAGAAAAAACACATGATGAGATGGTGAGAGATTACAGAGGTTTGAGATGGAGAAAGATCTGAGTGTCCTATACATGACTTGCCGAAGGTTAGTACGTTGGTACAACACATAATTAGGACAGCTAATATCAACTGATTGCTAATTGAGAAATAAATTCAATGCACAAGGAGGGAAGTaatgcttcaattatacagggcaaCGACagggccatatctggagtactgttcATTTTATTATTTAGGGAATGATACAAACatactggaagcagttcagagcaggtttactAGATTAACATGGAATGGGCAGCTTCTCTTATGGACAAACATTGCAGAGGCAGGCTGGCATCTGCAGGAGTTCACAGGAGTAAGAGGTGACTTTGTCGAAACATAAGAACCCAGAGAGGTCTTGACTGGATCAACGTGGGCATCATGTTGCGTCTGTCCCTTTCCTTCTCATTTATTCATGcaacttccccaaatgcatcTCCTTTTACTTTAGTTTGATTGTTGTTTACCAGAAAACCACACCCAGGGACAATCTGGAGAGTAAAGCTAAATTTTATTTGGGAAAGTATGTCGCGACAGAAGTCAGTAAACAAGagagaagaaacaaaaagaatgGTTGATCAAGTAGTCATTTGATGATACAGGACAAGAGTATTGCTGAAAACAAGCCTTTTTATTCAAACTTTTCATTTACACTCAATCTGTCTGTAttttccttaaaaacattcaacgatgTAGCCTCAACTGCCTCACTgcgaattccacaaattcacaacccttcgGGTGAAtaagttcttcctcaactcagtgcTAATCTGCTCCTCCTCATTCTGAGGTCATgtccccctagttctagtttcatctGCCCATGGAAACAACCTCACTGCTCCTATCTTaactatacccttcatgattttgcatgtttctttaagatcctctcctcctcctcagtcttccaaactccaatgagtatagttccAGCCTACTCGATTTCTTCTCATAAAACTTGCTGAGTGACCTCAGAGTTAGCCATGTTAAATGTGGAGATGGAACCGGACCAGATTTGACCAGCAGCTCTCTTTCGCTAAAGGACTCTTGTGAATAATTCGGGTATTCATGACCTCCTGACAACTACACAACTCTATTTCCTGAGCTAGGGTTACTCTTCCAGATTCTCTCGCAAACTGAGCTCAAATTCCACACTGTCAATTCTGCCTCTCTGAGTTAAGCAACGATGTTATGGTACGCTCAGACAATTCAGGTGACCCTTCTGGAAATTCCAGGTCTCTGGAAGAAAATGATGCATTTAAAGGGAATACAAACACACACCTAGTTGGAAAGAATTGTTTAGAAGGTTAGGCTGATTGGCTGAGATGAAGGATGGGGACGGAGGCCAAGAGGATCAActctagagggtttgagttataaaggagaggctgggtaggctggaacatttttccctgcagcgtcggaggctgatggatgaccatatagaggtttataaaaatcatgagggacataaatAAGGTAAATAAACAAGatcatttccccagggtagggaagtccaaaactagagggcataggtttacggtgagagggaaaagatttaaaggggaccagAGGGGCAACGTTTtagcacagagggtggtgcatagatagaacaagctgccagaggaagtggtacaggcaggcacaattacaacacttaaaaaagaaatctggatggGTACTCAGATaggggaaaggtttagaaggatatgggccaaatacaggcaaatgggactagttcagagataatgggaactgcagatgctggagattccaagataataaaatgtgaggctggataacacagcaggccaagcagcatctcaggagactAGTTCAGtctaggaaacctggttggcatggacaagttgggctgaagggcccgtttccatgctgtactaccAAATAATCAGAACTAAAGTAATTCTATGAATGACAGAAGTTGTGACAAACCCATTCTCAAGCAGAGTCAAGCAGATGACCTCCCTCACTCCTGGATTGTTGACCTTGTCCAACGTGAGGCTCTGTAGGTTCCAAGTGCCGATACGGATTACCTTCCTCCTGTCAAAAATCCCACTGAAGGCCTCAGCTGGGCTCCCAGCTGAAGTGAAGCGACCACAAACACCATGGTTCAAGTTGAGGTCCTGCAAGCTGTAGTAAGAGGACATTTGATCGGGTCTGTTCACCAACCGGGTGCATGAGGAGGCGGAGACCGGTCTGGGAAGGGAGACGCTGAGTTTCGATCTGATCGCGCTCAGCAAAGGCACATCAACCCCGTCCACCTGAAGCAAATCCTCGACACGTTGGAAAGGTCCGTGCAAGGTGCGGTGTTGGACAAGACTCTGGGCGAGATCTGGCGCGATCCCCAGCGATGCCGCGAGCTGCTTCTCCGAGGCGACATTGACGTTCAGCCGGGTGGAGGACAGCAGATCGAAACTCGACAAATTCCCCACGGACTGAGGGGAGCCCCGGCTGCTCACACAGATCTCGGGCCGGATCTGTTGCAGCCTCGCAGCCCCTACTCCCGGCGCTAAAGCCACGTCCTCGACTTTGCGGAAGCCGCCGATCTTGTGCCGGTGAACCACGATGTTGTGCGCCAGAGTCCTGCCGATGCCCTGCAGCGTCATCAGCTCCTCCTCGGTGGCCGTGTTAATGTTGACGCGACAGCAGGCCGCGTCCGCAAAGCTCCACGTCCCGCTGAGGTACGGCCCTCGGTGCTGCTTCAGGTGCGAGGGTCTCGGCTCACGCCGCGGCTGGTGGCGGCTCAAGTGGTAGCCCATCTCACTTTTGTCTTCCTGGAGGAGAGATTCACCGTCATTTGTTCACATCCACCAACAGCAAGCACAAGAGCTCATTAAATTAGACCATTTCAAAAGCACCACAACAGCTTTGGTTATATTCAAATGCACTGCTGGGCCTGGGACCAGACAGGGGTGAAATGAAGAGCTGCCATTAATCAATGGGCAGATTATGTACGTCCTCCTTCCCATTATAAACAGAGAGATATCAGGCACGGGTTCTCTAAAGCGGCAGAAAGTGACTGATCCAAAGTAAGAAAAATCTGTAATTACGGGTCTAATGGGGACCAATgtccgattgttggaaaagcccacctggttcgccaacttcctttagggaaggaaactgccatctttacctagataacaaagtgtggacctggatggacgcagcaggccaagcagcatctcaggagctcctgagatgctgcttggcctgctgttttcatccagctccacactttgttatcttgcattctccagcatctgcagttcccatgatctctgccatctttacctagcCTCATCGAGAAGGGattcaagacccacagcaatgtggttgaatctaaACTGCCCAGAAAGGCTTTAGAGTGCCTGGTTTCTCAATTATTCATGTATATGATGAGGGCATTACCatctagaccagcatttattatccagagggcagttatgagtgcattgagtatacgagttgggatgtcatattatGTTTGTATATaacacttttagaatactgctttcaattctgatctccctgctattggaaagatgttgtgaaacttgaaaagggttcagaaaagatttacaaaggatgttgctgggatttgAGGTTTTTGAGCCATAAggagagactgaacaggctgggacttttccccCGGAGCGTCAGCGGCTGAGGgcgtgactttatagaagtttataaaatcaagaggggcatggataggatgaatagctaaGGGGATTTCCCCAGGataggtgagttcaaaactagagggtataggcttaaaatgaaagggaaagatttaagagggagctgaaggacaactttttcttacagagggtggtgtgtgtatggaatgagctgccggaggtgATGTCAGAtctaggtacaattacaacatttagaagacatctggatgagtacataataggaagggtttagagacatatgggccaaatgctagcaaaggggactagattaatttagaatggtcagcatggacgagttgggtctgttttcatgccgtACGTATCTATGACTCCATGAACTCAATAAGTCAGATGAGTTTATATCGTCAATTAGTGTCATGCTTATTAAGCATATGAGCGTTTTACTTCAGACAtattaataaatttaaatttaaatttcaatttccTTGTTATTAGTGGGATCTGAACTCATATCTTTGGAGTATTCAGGTTATGGATTGCTAGCACAGTAACATTGACACTGttccatcattgaccctctggtGTTCATTCCCAACATGCCACTTGAATAGAAAACTAGAATGACTTGAAATTGTGGTTTGCATTGATTTTTCACGTTTGATACATCAAT includes:
- the LOC125459847 gene encoding endonuclease/exonuclease/phosphatase family domain-containing protein 1-like yields the protein MGYHLSRHQPRREPRPSHLKQHRGPYLSGTWSFADAACCRVNINTATEEELMTLQGIGRTLAHNIVVHRHKIGGFRKVEDVALAPGVGAARLQQIRPEICVSSRGSPQSVGNLSSFDLLSSTRLNVNVASEKQLAASLGIAPDLAQSLVQHRTLHGPFQRVEDLLQVDGVDVPLLSAIRSKLSVSLPRPVSASSCTRLVNRPDQMSSYYSLQDLNLNHGVCGRFTSAGSPAEAFSGIFDRRKVIRIGTWNLQSLTLDKVNNPGVREVICLTLLENGIKLLAVQEILHEDALEKICLELEKPTIATVQEWKGDRGKWKYVALNTSLGQEKRNVEQVAFLWDTTSGLELDRAISLEKLLEQYNRHQPYSQPLLGFFKVGTLLLNIINVHLKSKSDPEVVTGVPQKTLPMDTLQAHLADQKQLIILGHFGLQPDAIEFNILRENHFQHCVPSDVFTNVSSNDQDRDVTQGNIWWNQEVANAYTGRWGVIRQGLSSPWIPDGWKWGGVISQHCPVWMEIFTDEK